The nucleotide window AAGCTGAATTTTATTGCAACTTATATCTGAAATAACCTAAAATTGCCATTTTGCATTACTGCTCACAAACCTTTTATAATCTCAAATACCCATTGCCAACTCTTTCCCCAGTGTTTACCTCAATGttctcatcttcatcttcttcttcaccACCAGAAGATTCTTCTTCTGCCTCCTTCAACCACTTTATAAATGGTTCTGCTTTGACACGAATCTCTTTGGCAAGTTCTTTTGAGACATACTTCTTGGAGGCCTTAAAAAATGTTCAGTACAATTTTATTAGTCTGAGGACTTTACTTTGGATTTATACAATTCCCCCTTTTGAAATGAGGGGACTAGGTCTTATCTTAAATCTGGAATCCTAACAGAATAGAAATATTCAGCAAATAACGGATCAAAAATCAAGATTCAAAAGCCGTTCCTGTTGTTATGACTACGAAGTTGACACAGTGGGAATCACCTGCAAGTTACATCAGTCAAACACAGGGACTACATTTTAATACAGCAATGAGAACATGTATTCGAAATCTCTTCTTCCTGCAAAATATCAAAAGCTCATCTAATATTTTTGAACTTCAAGAGCCCACTATGTATTCCCCACCTTTTCTGACCAGCTGATGATGACCTCCTCTTCTAAAAGGTCTGCATCATACATCTCCTTCAAGATATGAGGAATCTTGGAGATAAGCTGAGCTTGATGCATTGCTACCACACACTCCAAACCATGAAGAAGGTACCGttgagcttttttgttgttgtgacaAAACTGTAAATAGACATCTTGGCATTAACAGGCTTTTTTAGGTGTTCTAAGGTGACAATTCTAGTATTCAAGTAATTGTTCCAGTAAAACCGGAAACTCAAAAATATCAATGCATAAAGTCCATATATTTAACTATATGAGGGCCCATGTACAGCATTTTCAGATGCTCAGAGGCTTGTAAAAGGTGGGTCAATTATCTCCACTTCgggacaataaaaaaatgaaagaaagtggTTAAAACAATGGTCACACAGCTGTAATCTCTTATGAATATAAAACAATTTGCTTACTCGTAGGAAATGGCGcctgtatttctttatttgttctcTTATCTTCTCATTAAAAAGAACTTCAGTCAGAACAAGAGGGCCCATGGCTTTTACATCTAGTCTTTCTGCTTCAGCAACAATTTCTTTGTCAGATGAGTCAATAAtaccctcttctttctttttctgtaaagggcaaGAATCCAGTGAAATGGAAGCACACTTTGCTCGGCTTGAGATGCGAGTTATTCCCTGCTCGCCAAGAACctgtttctcatattttaaaatgtcttcatgaTAGTTTTACTCTGACTTCTGGGGttcaatcttcctgccttagcctcctattTTGCTCagactataggtgtgagcaactgcACTACgcctttcaatttcatttctaaaCAATACACAATTGCTAAACATAGTATCTGGAACCACTctcaaagaatatttaatgaacaGAAAAGATAATAAGCCTTGCATTATTCAAATGATACCATTAAAGTTACCTAAAACTTACCCACCTGAAAACCATAAAAAGCCCAAGATTAAGCTGAAGCTAATTTATAAATCAAGCAAATGTTTTACCTTGACAAAATCAAACAGGATATTAACACGCTCTTCAATGGTTCTTTCCAAATCATCACTGAGTGTCAGAACTTTTGCATGGTCACTGATTTCATCCATTCTGCGCCTTTGAGCTTCCTCGGTTGTATCCTCCCCCCAATCatcatcctcctcttcttcctatttacaaaaacaaaatgcttGACCAAAGACCTTAACAGAAAAAATAGTAAAGGTTTTCTTAAGTTAATAGTTACCAACTTCACTTCCCACCAAAATATATAAGAGTTCAATGTAATTCAAAATACTGCTGTAATATCACTGTCCACTTCAACCAAATTCCatgtattttacataattttagtGCCTACTAGGCCATCAACCCCACACTCACCACAGCATGTGGAGGAGGACTAATTTCATttggtgttggtggtggtggtgtctcACTGCTGGATACAGAGCCATTTTCCTTGTCTTTaccctttctatttttcttttccttttctttctttcctgtattACTGTCACTATTCTCTATAAAGGAACAAAAGGGAAATATTAGTTCTTTACCTTTCATTACATCAATGCCCATCATGCACTTTTTTCGAATCATCGTGCACCTTTAAAATTCTGCCTTTTGCTATCAATTCCCTCAGAAAACATGGATCAAACTCATCCATCATACTTCACAGGTACACTCAGGCTAAGAATGGAGTGACAAAAAAAAGGTAGCCCTCATGAGGCCTTCACCATCCTTCAAGAACTTAAATAAGACCACATTTCAACCCAGCTTAAGTCAATGGGTGGACCACTGTTAAAGTCTATATAACGGCTTATCCCACAAAGAGAGAACACTGGAATAGGTTAGACTTTCTTGCTATAGCAAGCTCAAATTGTGTCAGACACTTTTGACCATCTGCCACAGAGTGTTGCTTGCAAGGCTCTAAGGTCACATGAATTTAATGAGGCAAGCCCCATTCACAAGAGTACTACATTTTTGCCGGTTTCCCATCACAACCCATTTTATATAGTAATTTCATCCATTCTAGAACGACCGGACTTAAAATTGATAGCATGATATGGTAGGCAGCCTCTTTTTTACctttaatagtaaataaaatggtacattttTCAAAGAAGCCTCAATTTGATAAAATATGGCACAAAGATTAAAAGGCCCTTATATTCTGGTTTTATAAaacctttcatttttgtttcccactagttttatgttaaGACCTTGAAGTTCATTGTGAAGACTTACCAGGTGGGTTTTTGAGAATGAATGTGCAGAGTTTATGATGTGTGTCAAGCATGCCTCGATAGCCACAGGCTTTACAAGAATTGCCTATTGTTTGCTTCTTTGGATTGACATGCTgccaaaaaaggtaaaaacaagtGTTATCATTCATAAGATGACAATTCTGTGAAAACATAATCTTCACAAGTCATCTAAAATGCCAGctttacaaagaaatattttttcatacagtaccttgtttctaaaaaaaaaaaaaaagcagagaaaaatgacAGTATCTCCAGAACTTGAGATTTTACATCTTATTTATAATTCCGTTCTGACTTCTCAAGAACATAATTTAGTGGTATCACAGAACTGATAACAAAtgtatggatttttcttttccaaaaacctCAAAGGCACTCACCAGATCTGTTTCAGGATTCTCACACTCGGGACAGAGaacaaattttttaatgaatccaTCCAACATGTCTTGCAGCTTATTCGCCTCATGAGATCCATTGACAATGTAACGGTCATTCTTTACATCAAACTGGGTCTGTGCTCCCAGCTCACAACCAAAATATTTGGTGGGATCtatttgaataaaagaaaaatctgcatCTTTACAGTTAACTACTCATTGGTTATCCATCCATTTATACAAGCATCCCTGTATTTTAATTGTCAGATTAAACAAATGTCTTACCCTGGTAGTCTCATAAACTTAAGGCAATCCATGCATTTTAGGTTTTagttggaaaattattttagttttaagtGGAAAGTTCCACACTCAAACCTTAAGCTGATCAGAATATAATTAAGCCCAGTTTTGCAGCTCAAAGACCAAGAGAACTACATCCACCATAGGTCCTTTCAGATTTCTCCAAGCTTTACTTACACGTTGGAGGCCGATTAAGCGCCTTTGCAACGTCAACCATGTTGACTATAACTGTCTTGATTCCATTTCCTTTGCCCTCAACCTACAGGAAATGAGAATTTTAACTTAGTAGTCTTCTGTAAAACatgcaacctttaaaaaaaaaatctgagagcTACCAATTTCCTACAAAAATGAGGAGCAGCATTACCTTGGCAATCAGACGGGGCATCTTGTAGCGATAGAACTGGTCTGACACGCTGCGGTTGACGTTGACAGACATTTTGGCTTATTACTGGCTTTATCGATAAGATGAAGAGATCTTTGATTGCAACTTTTTGGTATCTTCTGTCTGGAGAAGAAGGGATGACATAAACGACTGCAAGAGTTCTCGGTCTCTGACATGAAAAAATTTTCGCCACTGAGGCTGTAAGCTTCTTGCTTGTATGCTATGTTTCCCCAATACAGGTACCAATGGCTGCGCAACAGCTCTGAAAGAGAAATtggaaaaacattcaaaaatccCCCCAGGTTTAACATTCCTGAGTGGAAACACAATGCTCAGCATCCCAGTAAGTTACGCTAATTAATCCTACGTTAAAAACATCGGAGTTCACATGTAAACCAGCTAACATTCTCACTTACCAGGACACACCTGTACATAAAAGCCCTTCATTTTGATTCATCTGTGACTCTGGTAAATGCCTAAGTAAAATACAACTGTGTCGCCTCAGATGCTGTGGATTTATATCAGGCCAAAGGTGATCAGTACGTCAACTGCTTCCGTGGAGCGACCGTATTTTAACGGGTAGAAAGTTGATAAAAGCCCTTTCCTCCCCCAAGCCAAGCCTGCGTTAACTAAAAATTGTCAAACACACCTCCCTTCCTCATTagccatcattttttaaaacGGGAAACTAGGGGACTGCTCTAACAAATTGTTGCTTCAGCAACCACGGCTTACTTCAAACCAGCACTTCCGTAAGACGGAACGAATGCCTTGTTGGAACGTACGTTAAGTGAGCACAAGAGAACTCCGAGACCCAACCTCGACCTATTCTCCCTTTTCTTCGCTGTTCAAACAACAGTTAACCTTCGCCCTCGTTCCCATGGCTACCACGGCTCCCGGGCGTCCGGGTACGCCTAGGAAGGGCCGTCGCGGCGGCCCTGCGAGCGGCCGGGACGCGGGGGGCACATTCCCGGCACGTCGCCCCAGCGTCGGCGGCCCCGGCAGGGCGGAGGAAGCGAAACCCCGCCGGGGGCGCCGGGGCTCGGGCCGCCCCCGCCCCCAGAGCGCGCGATGACTCACAAATGCAGCAATTAAGGCCTGACTCGGCGCGCGCTCCCGCCGGGCAGGAAAAGGGGCGAGGCCGCGCCGGGGCGGGGGCGCTGCCGGGGCCGGGGCCCGGGCCCGCCCCCTGCCCCCCCAAACTGCGCCACACGCCGCGGCGGGGTCACGCGGCGGCCGCCGCCATCTTGTGCGGCCGCCATCTCCCCGGCCCGCGCCGCGCCCGCGACTCACCGTTTTCGTCAAATAAAGACATAAACCCAACGCTGCTCGCCCGGGACTGGGATGAAGTGAGGCGCGTTATAAACCCGAGTCCGAGTCGGCGGAGGCGGAGCGCAGCGGAGGAGCGGCCGGGCCAGGTGCCGCCGCCGAGCAGCGGGGAGGGGCTGTCCCAGCGACGTCCGGGGTCCACACCCGTCAGCGCCGGAGCCTGGCGACCTGGGCGCGGAGAGACGGCGCCGTGAGCCGCGGGCAGGTCGGGGGAGGCGACTTCCCCGCCAGCCAGCGGCCCGCGGGGGTCGAGGGGGCGGGGAGCACTGGGCAGGGGGGCGCGGGGCCAGCGCCCCTCCACCGGACTCACCTCTGGAATGTTCTCGCTCTGACTGAACAACGCCGCCGCCGCGCTCAAGCTACCCTCGGCCTGAGCGCCCGCCCCCCGTACGAGGCTGTACTGCCCATTGGCCGGAGGCCCGCCCGATCCCGCTTTTCATTGGTCCAAGTCATGTGTCAATCGCGCTTTTCCCCGCCCTTTCTGCTTCCTGAGGCTCCACTCGCGGCCTCCGCCTTCCTCCCGCCCCAGGTCCCGgtttccttctcctcccagcaCCTCTTCGCGTTTCCCAGAGGCCTTTGCGACCTGCCTTCGGGTCTCGCGAGAGCGGCAGTGGCGCAGGTCCGGGCTGTGTTTTGTCGGTTTGGGCGTTCGGAGGAGATAGCAGTTGGTCCCCTCCCcctcctggcctgggcctggcttCGGCCTCGCGGTGACTCCTGGTCGCGCGGAGGCGGTTGCTTGCTGCCGCTTCGGAGACCGCGTTCCCGGGGAGAAAGCATCCACTGAGTTGTCCCCGCGGCGGGTGCGCACCCTAGTTCGAGGGGAGGTGTCTGCCCTTTCTATTCCCCGGTAACGCCCGTCATTGGGTCTCTAGGAATGAGTTTTTCTTCCCACTTCCTAGGTGGGGGTTTTTATCCCAAGTGCTGTCTCCGATATTCCGGGTGCCTACCGACAGCGAGCCTGTGATTCTAGTCAAGTCACCGTTTCGAGCTGTCACGAGGCGCCGTCGCCCACCAGCCTGCCCTGGCCTGCACGCTTAGCTCGAAGGTCGCTGCCCGCTGGGTTTCTGAGAAAAAGGAAGCACCAAATTAGTGTGTAACTCCAGGGCCTCCTTGAAAGCTCTTCTTGGTTGGGTCTCCGGCTTCTCTCCTGGGCTTGAGAAGGACCCTTCTCGTTAGTGCTCCACTATCAACTTTGCTCAGAGTAGGCATCGCTTTGGATTCCCCCTCCTCGAATCCACCTTTCCAGTTTATTGATTGTGTTCTTTGAAAGGCAAACCGTAGCACAGAGCAGGTGTTAATAATGAGAGTCCAAGGTAGTCACTTGAAAATGATACCGTTTAGAAAGCCTCTCGTATTTTAGTTGTGTTGAAAGCTCATTCTTTGTGAAACTTAGATTTTG belongs to Nycticebus coucang isolate mNycCou1 chromosome 9, mNycCou1.pri, whole genome shotgun sequence and includes:
- the EIF5 gene encoding eukaryotic translation initiation factor 5 encodes the protein MSVNVNRSVSDQFYRYKMPRLIAKVEGKGNGIKTVIVNMVDVAKALNRPPTYPTKYFGCELGAQTQFDVKNDRYIVNGSHEANKLQDMLDGFIKKFVLCPECENPETDLHVNPKKQTIGNSCKACGYRGMLDTHHKLCTFILKNPPENSDSNTGKKEKEKKNRKGKDKENGSVSSSETPPPPTPNEISPPPHAVEEEEDDDWGEDTTEEAQRRRMDEISDHAKVLTLSDDLERTIEERVNILFDFVKKKKEEGIIDSSDKEIVAEAERLDVKAMGPLVLTEVLFNEKIREQIKKYRRHFLRFCHNNKKAQRYLLHGLECVVAMHQAQLISKIPHILKEMYDADLLEEEVIISWSEKASKKYVSKELAKEIRVKAEPFIKWLKEAEEESSGGEEEDEDENIEVVYSKTASVPKVETVKSDNKDDDIDIDAI